From Nitrospinota bacterium:
GCTCGGCGTAAACAAAAGGAAGATCAAAAACAGAATAAAGGCAAGGAAGATGAGAAAAGCGGTGTCGGGCAAACAGTGGATGACTTCTGGATTGAAACTAAAATCAAGGCTCAACTGATAACTGGACAAAACGTGACCTCGGTCAATTATTTTTACAGGTCGGTTAAAAACAATGTCTATGTGATTGGAAAAGCCAAGAGTCAATTTGAAAAGGACAAGGTTCTTCAAGTCATCAAGGATACAAAGGGAGTAACGTCAGTTACGGAACACATTGAAGTGGTTTCGGAAGCGGCTTATCAAAATTTATATTTTGATATCTGGGAGAGGAAATAAAATTTTATGAAAATTAAAACTCATGCCTTTCTGCTTTCCGGTTTGATAATGTTATTTGGTCTTATAGTAGTGGAGCACTCGTCTGCTGCCACGGCGAGAGAGATC
This genomic window contains:
- a CDS encoding BON domain-containing protein encodes the protein MAGSIWTGPKIDLKIHTSILDRLSDKDKGLLLDVSADVWEQRVMLTGTLDDSAVHKEVIKLAKQDDRIKKFYDHIQIVTKEEKEARRKQKEDQKQNKGKEDEKSGVGQTVDDFWIETKIKAQLITGQNVTSVNYFYRSVKNNVYVIGKAKSQFEKDKVLQVIKDTKGVTSVTEHIEVVSEAAYQNLYFDIWERK